A part of Pantoea vagans genomic DNA contains:
- the thiP gene encoding thiamine/thiamine pyrophosphate ABC transporter permease ThiP gives MATRRQPLMPRWLIPGSIATVLLTLVAFLAFGALWSAAPDTDLRGVLQDDYLHHVIAFSFAQALLSALLSLLPAVPLARALYRRRFPGRQLLLRLCAMTLVLPVLVAVFGLLTVYGSNGWLAQLCQMAGLGYHFSPYGLPGILLAHVFFNLPLATRLMLQALESIPAEQRQLAAQLDLRGWHHFRLLEWPWLRRQLLPTGALIFMLCFASFATVLSLGGGPQATTIELAIFQALSYDYDPGRAALLALIQLGCCLTLVLLSQRFSKAIPAGTSQLNGWRDPQDSRAAQLMDALLIGLALILLLPPLAAVIVDGLHGGLRGALAQPALWQATFTSLRIAMGAGLLSVVLTMMLLWSSRELRLRQRPAAAQLIDTSGMLILAMPGIVLATGFFLLFNATIGLPESADGLVIFTNALIAIPYALKVLENPMRDVAERYGRLCDSLDIHGWNRLRLIELRALKRPLAQALAFACVLSIGDFGVVALFGNADFRTLPFYLYQQIGAYRGADGAVTALLLLLLCLLLFTLMEKLPGRHADT, from the coding sequence GTGGCAACGCGCCGTCAGCCGCTGATGCCGCGCTGGCTGATCCCCGGTTCCATTGCCACGGTGTTACTGACACTCGTGGCGTTTCTGGCCTTCGGTGCACTCTGGAGCGCCGCACCGGACACGGACTTACGCGGCGTGCTGCAGGATGACTACCTGCATCACGTTATCGCGTTCTCTTTCGCTCAGGCGCTGCTCTCCGCCCTGCTGTCGCTGCTGCCTGCGGTGCCGCTGGCGCGGGCGCTCTATCGACGTCGTTTCCCTGGCCGCCAGCTGCTGCTGCGCCTGTGCGCCATGACGTTGGTGCTGCCGGTGCTGGTCGCGGTGTTTGGCCTGTTGACCGTCTACGGTAGCAATGGCTGGCTGGCGCAGCTGTGCCAGATGGCAGGGCTAGGTTATCACTTCTCGCCCTATGGTCTGCCGGGCATTTTGCTGGCGCACGTCTTCTTTAACCTGCCGCTGGCGACCCGCCTGATGCTGCAGGCGCTGGAGAGCATCCCGGCGGAACAGCGTCAGCTGGCGGCTCAGCTCGACCTGCGCGGCTGGCACCATTTTCGTCTGCTGGAGTGGCCGTGGCTGCGGCGTCAGCTGCTGCCGACCGGCGCGCTGATCTTTATGCTCTGTTTCGCCAGCTTTGCCACCGTGCTGTCACTGGGCGGCGGCCCGCAGGCCACCACCATTGAGCTGGCGATATTCCAGGCGCTGAGTTATGACTACGATCCCGGACGTGCGGCGCTGCTGGCGCTGATCCAGCTCGGCTGCTGTCTGACGCTGGTGCTGCTCAGCCAGCGCTTCAGCAAGGCGATTCCTGCCGGAACCAGTCAGCTGAACGGCTGGCGCGATCCGCAGGATTCCCGTGCAGCACAGCTGATGGATGCGCTGCTGATCGGGCTGGCGCTGATCCTGCTGCTGCCTCCGCTGGCGGCGGTCATTGTCGATGGCCTGCACGGCGGACTGCGTGGCGCGCTGGCGCAACCTGCACTGTGGCAGGCCACCTTTACCTCACTGCGCATCGCCATGGGTGCCGGTTTACTCTCAGTGGTGCTGACCATGATGCTGCTGTGGAGTAGCCGGGAACTGCGTCTGCGTCAGCGTCCGGCGGCAGCACAGTTGATCGACACCAGCGGCATGCTGATTCTGGCAATGCCAGGCATTGTGCTCGCCACCGGCTTTTTCCTGCTGTTCAACGCCACCATCGGCCTGCCCGAGTCGGCCGACGGGCTGGTGATCTTTACCAATGCGCTAATCGCCATTCCCTATGCGCTGAAAGTGCTGGAAAACCCGATGCGGGATGTCGCAGAGCGCTACGGCAGACTTTGCGATTCACTGGATATCCACGGCTGGAACCGGCTGCGGCTGATTGAGCTGCGAGCGCTGAAACGTCCTCTGGCCCAGGCGCTGGCCTTTGCCTGCGTGCTGTCGATTGGTGATTTTGGCGTGGTGGCGCTGTTTGGCAATGCCGACTTCCGCACACTGCCGTTCTACCTTTATCAGCAGATTGGCGCCTATCGCGGTGCAGATGGCGCGGTCACCGCTCTGCTGTTGCTGCTGCTCTGCTTATTGCTGTTCACGCTAATGGAAAAATTACCAGGCCGCCATGCTGACACTTGA
- the thiQ gene encoding thiamine ABC transporter ATP-binding protein ThiQ, with protein MLTLDNLTYLYQHLPMRFSLTAARGERIAILGPSGAGKSTLLSLIAGFLPVKQGTLMIDGQEHTHNVPARRPVSMLFQENNLFPHLSVQQNMALGLHPGLKLSAGQRQQLTVLADQVGLGDLLARLPGELSGGQRQRVALARCLLRDRPVLLLDEPFSALDPALRGEMLQLVRSVCETRSITLLMVSHSLEDAQQIAPRSVVIVDGRVYWDGETRQLLSGETREAEVLGIPRR; from the coding sequence ATGCTGACACTTGATAACCTCACTTACCTTTATCAGCATCTGCCGATGCGCTTCAGCCTCACTGCCGCGCGCGGCGAGCGCATCGCGATTCTCGGACCCAGCGGGGCGGGTAAAAGCACCCTGCTGAGCCTGATTGCTGGTTTTCTGCCGGTGAAACAGGGCACCCTGATGATTGACGGTCAGGAGCACACCCACAACGTCCCGGCCAGACGACCGGTTTCGATGCTGTTTCAGGAGAACAACCTGTTTCCGCACCTCAGCGTACAGCAGAACATGGCGCTGGGGCTGCATCCGGGATTAAAACTCAGCGCTGGGCAGCGTCAGCAGCTGACCGTACTGGCCGACCAGGTGGGATTAGGCGATCTGCTGGCCCGTCTGCCAGGCGAACTGTCAGGCGGACAGCGTCAGCGCGTGGCGCTGGCTCGCTGTCTGCTGCGTGACCGGCCGGTGCTGTTGCTGGATGAGCCGTTTTCTGCGCTCGACCCGGCGCTGCGTGGCGAGATGCTGCAACTGGTGCGTTCGGTGTGCGAAACGCGCAGCATCACGCTGCTGATGGTGTCGCACAGTCTGGAAGATGCACAGCAGATTGCGCCGCGCAGTGTGGTGATTGTGGATGGACGGGTTTACTGGGATGGCGAGACCCGACAGTTGCTGTCGGGCGAGACGCGGGAGGCAGAAGTCCTCGGCATCCCGCGTCGTTAA